The segment ACTACAACAAAAAGCCAAAGAAATTAAAGAGATAGAGGACATTATACATCAATACAAAGTTATTGCGTTGGCTAATCTGCAGAAAGTGCGTGCTCCCCAACTGCAAGAACTTCGGAAAAAACTGCAACGTGATACCTATCTTCGAGTCATCAAGAACACTCTTATGAAACGTGCAATTGCTCAGTCTAAAGATAAGCCAAACTTAAATGAGCTAGAAGGTCAATTAACTGGCTCGACAATTTACTTGTTCACAAATCTTAATCCCTTCAAACTTGTCTTGCTTTTGGAAAAGAGCAAAGTGAAAACTACAGCAAAAGCTGGCGACGTAGCTGCTTTTGATGTTATCGTTCCAGCTGGAAACACTGGACAGCCGCCGGGACCCATAATTAGTCAGTTAGGCGCGGTGGGCTTGAAGACTCGCATAGAGTCAGGAAGTGTCTGGATAAATAGGGACACGTTAGTGGTGAAAGAGGGCGAAACTATCTCAAAACGTTTGGCTACCGTGTTGTCAAAGCTAGGTATAAAACCTGTTGAAGCTGGGCTTATTTTGAATGCAGTCTACGACGATGGCGCAATAATAACTGAGGAGCAATTGCGTTTAGACATTGACGAATTCAGAAAGACTCTTGAAGAAGCCCACAGATATGCTTTCTATCTGTCGATAAATAGCGCTTACACCACTTCAGACAACATTGAGTTCCTACTTCAGAAAGCTCATCAAGATGCTTACAGACTAAGTATAAACGAGGACATACCTACAAAGGAAACGATGGCTGACATACTTAGGAAAGCTTACAATCAGATGTTAAGCTTAAAAGCTCGTCTGGACATGGTTAAGGAAAAAGCCCAGAAAGGTTGAAAAGGAAGAGTGTAGAAAAAGTAAGAGGTGAAAAGAAGATGGAATACGTTTATGCCGCGCTGCTCTTGCACAACGCTGGAAAACCAGTAGACGAAGAAAATGTGACAAAACTGTTGAAGGCAGCGGGAATCAATACAGATCCTGCCCGAGTGAAAGCATTGGTTGCCTCGTTGGAAGAAGTAGACATAGAAGAAGCCACAAAAACCGCGCCAACAATGATGGCTGCCGCACCCGCCGCGCCACCTGCAATAGAGGAGAAACCTGAAGCTAAGAAAGAAGAGAAAGAGGCAGAAGAGGAAGAGAAGAAGAAGAAAGAAGAGGCAGCGCTTGAAGGACTTGGAGCATTATTCGGATAAACCGTCACTTCGCCCTTCATTTTTACCTTTCCATTCTACAACTTTAGCGTATTCGCTGGAAAATTTCCTTTCACGCACATAGTTTAAATGATTCCTAAAACCTTAATGTGAAGAGTCTTTGAGTTTACTTTCGGTCTGAGGTATTAAGGTTGAAAAAATGCTTTCCCGAAAAGGAGTATCATGTTCCATTTTTCGACGAACAATGTTACGAGAGGAAGTTGTGCCCGAAATGTGGCGAATACTTCTGGACACAAATCCCTGACATGGAAACCTGTGGAGAAGCCACCTCTAAAGGATGTGCCTCATATACATTCATAAATAACCCGCCAGCTCGAAAGGCTTACACTTTGCGGGAAATGCGGGAGACCTTTCTATCCTTTTTTGAGAAACGTGGGCACAAGAGAATGAAGCCTTATCCCGTGGTGGCGCGGTGGCGAGACGACCTATACCTCACAAGCGCCAGCATTGTTGACTTTCAGCCCTACGTAACGAACGGCATAGTTCCGCCGCCAGCAAACCCTCTTGTTATTAGTCAGCCTTGCATCCGCCTAGTCGACGTTGACAACACAGGTCCTACTTTCGGTCGACACCTCACCATCTTTGAAATGGGCGGGCACCACGCTTTCAACTATCCAAAAAAAGAGATTTATTGGAAGGATGAAACCGTCCGGTATCACCACGAATTTGTGACGAAGGAGCTGGGGATGCCTTCAGAAGAGGTAATTTACAAGGAAGACGTGTGGGTCGGCGGGGGCAACGCTGGACCCGACTTGGAAACTATTGTGCGTGGGCTCGAATTAGCAACTCTGGTATTCATGAAGTTCAAAGTAGTTGATGGCAAATTTGTGGAGCTGCCCATTCGAACGGTTGACACAGGCTACGGGATTGAGCGTTACACATGGATATCACAGGGTACTATAAGCGGGTTTCACGCAATCTACGGAGAGATTCTGGACGCCATTTTCAAGATGTCGGACATAGGCCGAATTGACTCCAAACTGTTAGCTAACGTGGCAAAGTTTTCGGGCGCCTTCAGTCTCGAAGAATCTACACAGAGAGGGAATTCTTGGAATCAAGCAGCAAAACATGTTAGAATGACCGCGTCCACACTAGCTGAAATCCTTCAGCCAATAGAGAATGCTTTCGCAGTAGCAGACCACACGAAAAGCTTAGTCTTCATGCTTGCAGAAGGAGTTGTACCTTCCAACGTTCAAGAAGGGTACTTGACCAGACTTATGATTCGCCGCACATACCGATTGCTAAAAGCCCTCAGCATTGAAAACCGCCTAGGCGACATAATAGACTTGCAGATCAACAGATGGTCCTTGGACTTTCCTCACCTTAAAGGAATGCGCGACGAGATTTTGGAAATGCTCTCGGTGGAAAGACGAAAATTCGAACAAACCTTGAAAAAAGGCAACGCTCTAGTAAAGCGCATCGTACAAGACTTGAAGTCGAAAGGAAAACGGCGAATTCCCACCGAAACCTTGATTGAGCTTTACGATTCTCACGGGCTTCCACCCGAAACAGTGCGGGACAGCGCTGCCAGAGAGGGAATAAAGGTGAAGACTCCTGAAAACTTTTACAAAATGGTAGCTGAACGACATCTCCAAGCACCTCCAAAGGAGATAGTTACTGATGAAAGACTTAGCTTGGTTACCGACCTACCTGAAACCAGCAGACTTTACTATGAAAATCCATATCAGACCGAATTCAAATCCCAGGTTCTGCGCGTCTTAAACAACAATCAAGTGATTCTGGAGCAGACGATTTTCTATCCAGAAGGTGGAGGGCAACCAGCAGACAAAGGCGTTTTAGAGTTTGATGGAAAGAAAGCAGAGGTTGTGAATGTTCAGAAAGTTGGCAAAGTCATCCTTCATGTCGTGAAAGGCGCTGTACCAAAAGAAGGTGAAAAAGTCAGGGGGCAGATAAACTGGGAAAGGCGGAGTTATCTTATGAGAGCACACACAGCCACCCATCTTATCATGGGGGCGGCGCGAAGAGTTCTCGGTCAACACGTCTGGCAAACAGGTACTCAGAAAAACGTTGGACAGGCAAGACTAGACATATCTCACTATCAACGACTAACACTCAAAGAAACAAACAAAATTGAAACGCT is part of the Candidatus Bathyarchaeota archaeon genome and harbors:
- the alaS gene encoding alanine--tRNA ligase; translation: MKKCFPEKEYHVPFFDEQCYERKLCPKCGEYFWTQIPDMETCGEATSKGCASYTFINNPPARKAYTLREMRETFLSFFEKRGHKRMKPYPVVARWRDDLYLTSASIVDFQPYVTNGIVPPPANPLVISQPCIRLVDVDNTGPTFGRHLTIFEMGGHHAFNYPKKEIYWKDETVRYHHEFVTKELGMPSEEVIYKEDVWVGGGNAGPDLETIVRGLELATLVFMKFKVVDGKFVELPIRTVDTGYGIERYTWISQGTISGFHAIYGEILDAIFKMSDIGRIDSKLLANVAKFSGAFSLEESTQRGNSWNQAAKHVRMTASTLAEILQPIENAFAVADHTKSLVFMLAEGVVPSNVQEGYLTRLMIRRTYRLLKALSIENRLGDIIDLQINRWSLDFPHLKGMRDEILEMLSVERRKFEQTLKKGNALVKRIVQDLKSKGKRRIPTETLIELYDSHGLPPETVRDSAAREGIKVKTPENFYKMVAERHLQAPPKEIVTDERLSLVTDLPETSRLYYENPYQTEFKSQVLRVLNNNQVILEQTIFYPEGGGQPADKGVLEFDGKKAEVVNVQKVGKVILHVVKGAVPKEGEKVRGQINWERRSYLMRAHTATHLIMGAARRVLGQHVWQTGTQKNVGQARLDISHYQRLTLKETNKIETLANQAVIDTIPVETTWLPRDEAEAQHGFRLYQGGTVPGKEIRVVKVGDWEVEACAGTHVNNTGEIGLIKILHTERIQDGVERIVYATGRYAVEASQKKEELLQKLSETLDAPLEKLLPTTKRLLKEWKGIRRENKRLIEEIAVLESSKGLEQKAVTKEINAVKLVIQEFELLNVDRMIKTANKLTEKEPSAIILFYGKNEKIVRFVVMAGKKTVEKGVDASEIAGEAAKIIGGGGSGRPEFAQGGGTKLNKLGDAIQKAEEVLRHQLKKKPQ
- a CDS encoding 50S ribosomal protein L10, which gives rise to LQQKAKEIKEIEDIIHQYKVIALANLQKVRAPQLQELRKKLQRDTYLRVIKNTLMKRAIAQSKDKPNLNELEGQLTGSTIYLFTNLNPFKLVLLLEKSKVKTTAKAGDVAAFDVIVPAGNTGQPPGPIISQLGAVGLKTRIESGSVWINRDTLVVKEGETISKRLATVLSKLGIKPVEAGLILNAVYDDGAIITEEQLRLDIDEFRKTLEEAHRYAFYLSINSAYTTSDNIEFLLQKAHQDAYRLSINEDIPTKETMADILRKAYNQMLSLKARLDMVKEKAQKG
- the rpl12p gene encoding 50S ribosomal protein P1; translated protein: MEYVYAALLLHNAGKPVDEENVTKLLKAAGINTDPARVKALVASLEEVDIEEATKTAPTMMAAAPAAPPAIEEKPEAKKEEKEAEEEEKKKKEEAALEGLGALFG